Proteins encoded by one window of Lycium barbarum isolate Lr01 chromosome 11, ASM1917538v2, whole genome shotgun sequence:
- the LOC132620016 gene encoding uncharacterized protein LOC132620016 produces the protein MVANQENITQSGVQNRTQVLIHIPINMTSSSTGQSTTIDYNHPLFLNPGDVSGFQLISFQIIDTENYSIWYRSMRIALLGRNKMGIVDGSAGKDKFRSEMGNHWERVNAIVFSWIMGPVAKNLLGGIMYAFEAQIEWEYLRKRFT, from the coding sequence ATGGTTGCTAATCAGGAAAATATAACTCAAAGTGGGGTTCAAAATAGGACTCAGGTTCTGATTCACATTCCAATCAATATGACGAGTTCGAGTACAGGACAATCGACCACCATTGATTACAATCATCCATTGTTCTTGAATCCTGGCGATGTAAGTGGTTTTCAACTCATTTCTTTTCAAATTATCGATACTGAGAATTATTCAATTTGGTATAGATCAATGAGAATTGCCTTGTTAGGAAGAAATAAAATGGGAATAGTGGATGGGAGCGCTGGAAAGGATAAATTCCGTTCTGAAATGGGAAATCATTGGGAACGGGTGAATGCGATTGTTTTTTCATGGATTATGGGGCCTGTAGCCAAGAATTTGTTAGGAGGAATAATGTATGCATTTGAAGCACAGATTGAGTGGGAATATTTGCGTAAAAGATTCACTTAA